From the genome of Candidatus Methanoperedens sp., one region includes:
- the kdpB gene encoding potassium-transporting ATPase subunit KdpB, translated as MTKTKNITIFEPELLRQALLDSLKKLNPLSLWRNPVMLLVEFGSIITTASFFAGLFFKSGESSWFTGAVSLWLWLTVIFSTFAESLAEGRGKARAESLRKTRTEVMAKRLGDPGSKEKYELISSANLHKGDYILVEAGEIIPGDGEVVEGAALVNESSVTGESAPVVRESGGDRSAVTGGTKVISNQIIVRITANPGEAFLDRMIAMVEGAKRRKTPNEIALEVLLISLTAVFLLVVINFSSLSIYSIQAAGHGAPVSITVLIALFVCLAPTTIAALLPAIGIAGMDRLFAKNVIALSGRAIEASGDVDILLLDKTGTITLGDRQAVEFIPLTGRSEQEVANAALFASLTDETPEGRSIVVLAKKKYQMRLTALPHTSKSIPFTAQTRMSGVDIDGQSYRKGASDAITEYVKSKGGNVPPELEPKVESIAKSGGTPLVVCHNAQILGVIHLKDILKGGIRERFVQLRKMGIKTVMITGDNYLTAAAIAAEAGVDDFLSEAKPEDKLRLIRENQQQGHMVAMTGDGTNDAPALAQADVAVAMNTGTQPAREAANIIDLDSNPTKLMDIVEIGKQILITRGTLTTFSIANDIAKYFAIIPAAMVSIYPQLDILNIMHLANPYSAILSAVIFNAIIIPMLIPLALKGVKYRPMPAEKLLMYNLLIYGLGGIIAPFIGIKIIDIVISAFMR; from the coding sequence ATGACTAAGACAAAAAATATAACAATCTTTGAACCAGAACTCTTACGCCAGGCATTACTGGATTCGTTAAAAAAGCTAAATCCCCTCAGCCTGTGGCGAAACCCTGTCATGTTACTCGTGGAGTTCGGAAGCATCATTACTACTGCCAGCTTCTTTGCAGGCTTATTTTTTAAATCAGGCGAATCTTCCTGGTTCACAGGAGCTGTATCCTTATGGCTCTGGCTGACGGTGATTTTTTCAACCTTTGCAGAGTCGCTTGCAGAAGGGCGGGGAAAGGCACGCGCCGAGTCGCTTCGTAAAACACGCACAGAAGTAATGGCAAAAAGGCTGGGCGATCCGGGGTCGAAAGAAAAATACGAGCTTATCTCTTCTGCAAACCTCCATAAAGGGGATTATATACTCGTGGAAGCGGGGGAAATAATTCCCGGCGATGGTGAAGTGGTTGAAGGTGCAGCCCTCGTGAACGAATCATCTGTCACAGGCGAATCAGCCCCGGTCGTCCGGGAATCAGGCGGAGACAGAAGCGCTGTAACAGGCGGGACAAAAGTCATTTCCAACCAGATCATCGTGCGCATAACAGCGAATCCGGGTGAGGCTTTCCTGGACAGGATGATCGCCATGGTTGAAGGTGCAAAGCGCCGTAAAACCCCCAACGAGATCGCACTGGAAGTACTGCTGATATCGTTAACAGCGGTCTTCCTGCTCGTGGTTATCAATTTCAGCTCCCTATCCATATACAGCATCCAGGCTGCGGGACATGGGGCTCCAGTCTCGATTACAGTCCTTATAGCGCTTTTTGTTTGTCTGGCGCCGACAACGATTGCAGCACTCCTTCCTGCTATCGGGATTGCGGGCATGGACAGGCTCTTTGCGAAAAATGTGATAGCCCTTTCGGGGAGAGCCATTGAAGCGTCCGGAGATGTAGATATCCTTCTCCTCGATAAGACAGGAACAATTACCCTGGGTGACAGGCAGGCGGTGGAATTTATTCCGCTGACGGGACGTTCCGAGCAGGAAGTTGCCAATGCAGCACTATTTGCATCGCTGACTGATGAGACGCCCGAAGGAAGGAGCATTGTAGTACTTGCAAAAAAGAAATACCAGATGCGGTTGACCGCGCTACCTCACACTTCGAAATCCATTCCATTTACCGCCCAGACACGCATGAGCGGGGTTGATATTGACGGGCAATCGTATCGTAAAGGAGCTTCCGATGCGATCACGGAATATGTTAAAAGCAAAGGAGGAAATGTGCCCCCTGAACTTGAACCGAAGGTGGAAAGTATCGCAAAATCAGGCGGAACACCTCTTGTCGTATGTCATAACGCGCAAATCCTGGGCGTGATACATCTCAAGGACATTCTAAAAGGCGGCATCCGTGAACGATTTGTGCAGTTGCGGAAAATGGGTATCAAGACTGTCATGATCACTGGCGATAACTATCTTACAGCAGCAGCTATTGCAGCAGAAGCTGGTGTGGATGATTTTCTTTCAGAGGCAAAACCTGAAGACAAGCTTCGCTTGATTCGTGAAAACCAGCAGCAGGGTCATATGGTAGCCATGACAGGGGACGGTACGAACGATGCACCGGCACTTGCGCAGGCGGATGTGGCTGTAGCAATGAACACAGGAACACAGCCTGCGAGGGAAGCAGCAAATATAATAGACCTGGACAGTAACCCGACCAAGTTAATGGATATTGTTGAAATCGGCAAGCAAATACTCATAACACGTGGGACACTGACAACGTTCAGCATTGCCAATGACATTGCAAAATATTTTGCCATCATACCTGCAGCCATGGTTTCCATCTATCCTCAACTGGATATTCTCAATATCATGCATCTTGCGAACCCGTACAGCGCGATCCTGTCGGCTGTTATTTTTAATGCGATCATTATCCCCATGCTAATACCACTTGCATTGAAAGGCGTCAAATACCGCCCGATGCCTGCTGAAAAGTTGTTGATGTACAACCTTCTCATCTATGGGCTCGGCGGAATAATAGCGCCGTTTATAGGGATAAAAATTATTGATATTGTAATAAGCGCGTTTATGCGCTAG
- a CDS encoding NrpR regulatory domain-containing protein, giving the protein MNTTTIDSMVQRKLIEILRILYENHEPIGARLIADRMNERGYPIGERGVRYHLRILDERGLTQRQGYDGRVITERGIEELNNALVGDRLGFIITRIEKLIYDTTFDLKSGQGSVIVNTSVIDKNDFEKTMGMLHHVMYDSYSISPYIKLIEEGTVTSDIKIPEGKIGIATMCSITIDGILMKNGIPVNTRYGGLLDVKNRKPAGFDDIIAYSGTSIDPMRIFISKRMTRVMDAVEKGSGKLLANLREIPASAVSEAEVVLQSIIEAKIGGIAEIGKPGKSVLNAPVENGKVGIVAYAGVNGMAAVEEMGIKVDTHPISTIIDFKELNKLE; this is encoded by the coding sequence ATGAACACAACCACTATCGACTCGATGGTACAGAGGAAACTGATAGAGATCCTGAGGATACTCTATGAGAACCACGAACCTATAGGGGCACGGCTTATCGCTGACAGGATGAATGAACGCGGATACCCCATCGGAGAGAGGGGCGTCCGCTACCATCTACGCATCCTTGATGAGCGCGGCCTCACCCAGCGCCAGGGCTACGACGGCAGGGTAATCACAGAGCGGGGAATAGAAGAACTCAATAATGCGCTTGTTGGAGACAGGCTGGGCTTTATCATCACAAGGATCGAGAAACTAATTTATGATACTACATTTGACCTGAAGTCGGGTCAGGGCAGCGTAATTGTCAACACCTCGGTTATTGACAAGAACGATTTTGAAAAAACGATGGGAATGCTCCACCATGTGATGTATGATAGTTATTCCATCAGTCCATATATCAAGTTAATAGAAGAGGGAACTGTAACTTCTGATATTAAGATCCCCGAAGGCAAAATAGGAATAGCTACGATGTGCAGTATCACCATCGACGGGATATTAATGAAAAATGGGATTCCCGTCAATACCAGATACGGTGGTTTATTAGATGTAAAGAACAGGAAACCCGCCGGTTTTGACGATATCATTGCTTATAGCGGTACTTCTATTGACCCGATGAGGATCTTTATATCCAAGAGGATGACGCGGGTCATGGACGCTGTGGAAAAGGGTTCAGGCAAACTGCTTGCCAACCTACGCGAGATCCCTGCATCGGCTGTATCGGAAGCTGAAGTCGTCCTGCAATCCATTATTGAAGCCAAAATAGGCGGTATTGCAGAAATCGGCAAACCCGGAAAGTCCGTACTGAACGCGCCAGTTGAGAACGGCAAGGTAGGCATCGTGGCTTATGCGGGAGTAAATGGTATGGCAGCAGTGGAAGAAATGGGGATCAAGGTGGACACGCATCCGATTTCTACCATCATTGATTTTAAGGAATTGAATAAGCTGGAATAA
- the kdpA gene encoding potassium-transporting ATPase subunit KdpA has translation MPDMEIFFDIGGMLFFLIVLTLLVKPVGTYITNVYQGKRTLLSPVLVPLENLIYKAAGIKHDEEMDWKDYAKAMLLFNCLGIIVLFLILLLQGILPLNPQGFPGFSLDLALNTAVSFVTNTNWQAYSGESEASYLTQMSGLAVQNFLSAATGLCVALALIRGFTRHTSQTIGNFWQDMTKSVLYILLPVAIIASLLLVSQGAIQNFDPYANISLVQSFLTPDGQSISNQMLPMGPVASQEAIKEFGTNGGGFFNANSAHPFENPTPLTNFLEILLLLLIPFSLTYTFGRFAGNTRQGWAIFAAMMLLFIVFLGVMYWSEYSGNPLVQPGVNGSYMEGKEVRFGIGGTVLFAVSTTATSTGAVNAMHDSLTPIGGMVTMLLILLSEVVPGGVGSGLYTILAFAIIAVFIAGLMIGRTPEYLGKKIEVFEMWTSVLIVLTSGILVLIFVSIALVISAGISSILNPGPHGLSEVLYAFASVSNNNGSAFAGLNANTLFYNLSTAIAMLIGRFVPAIAALAMAGSLSKKKYIPPSIGTLPTHQITFVLWLAVVILIVGALTFFPALSLGPIVEHMIMHAGQ, from the coding sequence ATGCCGGACATGGAAATCTTTTTTGATATCGGTGGGATGTTATTTTTCCTGATAGTGTTGACCCTGCTTGTTAAGCCTGTAGGGACATATATAACGAACGTATATCAGGGTAAGCGTACTCTTTTAAGTCCCGTCCTGGTGCCTCTTGAGAATCTGATCTACAAAGCGGCAGGCATAAAGCATGATGAAGAGATGGACTGGAAAGATTATGCAAAGGCAATGCTCTTATTTAACTGTCTTGGAATAATCGTCCTGTTCCTGATACTGCTGCTCCAGGGCATCCTTCCTCTCAATCCGCAGGGGTTCCCGGGATTTTCGCTTGATCTTGCACTCAATACAGCCGTCAGTTTTGTTACAAATACCAACTGGCAGGCATATAGCGGTGAATCGGAAGCAAGTTACCTCACCCAGATGTCAGGGCTGGCAGTCCAGAATTTTCTTTCGGCTGCTACAGGTTTGTGTGTAGCTCTCGCCTTAATCCGCGGCTTTACCAGGCATACTTCCCAGACCATTGGGAACTTCTGGCAGGATATGACTAAAAGTGTATTATACATTCTGCTGCCCGTTGCTATCATTGCATCCCTGCTGCTGGTCTCCCAGGGCGCTATCCAGAATTTTGATCCTTATGCAAATATTTCGCTTGTCCAATCCTTCCTAACACCGGACGGGCAAAGCATCAGCAATCAGATGCTTCCCATGGGACCTGTTGCATCCCAGGAAGCAATAAAAGAATTTGGGACGAACGGCGGCGGTTTTTTCAATGCAAACTCAGCACATCCTTTTGAAAACCCCACTCCTTTAACCAATTTTCTGGAAATACTTCTTCTCCTTCTCATCCCTTTTTCTCTTACGTACACTTTCGGACGCTTCGCGGGCAATACCAGGCAGGGATGGGCAATATTTGCAGCGATGATGCTGCTGTTCATAGTGTTCCTTGGAGTGATGTACTGGTCTGAGTATAGTGGCAACCCGCTTGTGCAGCCCGGTGTCAATGGTTCTTATATGGAAGGTAAAGAGGTCAGGTTCGGGATCGGCGGCACGGTTCTCTTTGCCGTCAGTACAACTGCTACTTCCACCGGCGCTGTGAACGCAATGCATGATTCATTAACGCCAATAGGCGGAATGGTCACGATGCTGCTTATACTATTAAGTGAAGTTGTTCCCGGCGGTGTAGGGTCAGGGCTTTACACTATTCTTGCCTTTGCAATCATAGCGGTTTTCATTGCAGGTCTCATGATAGGCAGGACGCCGGAATATCTTGGCAAAAAAATAGAGGTCTTTGAGATGTGGACATCGGTGTTGATCGTCCTCACCTCAGGCATCCTGGTGCTCATTTTTGTTTCTATTGCACTGGTAATATCGGCAGGAATTTCTTCAATCCTGAACCCCGGCCCGCACGGTTTAAGTGAAGTGCTCTATGCTTTTGCCTCTGTATCCAATAACAACGGCAGCGCATTTGCAGGACTTAATGCCAATACCCTTTTTTATAATCTGTCAACAGCCATTGCAATGCTTATCGGCAGATTTGTTCCTGCAATAGCAGCACTTGCCATGGCCGGGTCACTTTCGAAGAAAAAATATATCCCGCCAAGCATCGGTACCCTCCCAACACATCAGATTACATTCGTCTTATGGCTTGCCGTTGTTATTCTGATAGTCGGAGCCCTTACGTTCTTTCCTGCCCTGTCGCTGGGACCGATTGTTGAGCATATGATCATGCATGCAGGTCAATAA
- a CDS encoding sulfite exporter TauE/SafE family protein, translating into MEVLLIILVAFFIALVFSMLGLGGAIIYTPLFFWLGLPILIAIPMALLMNAITTASASITYLKNQMVDTRTAFPIIGTSIPGALTGSYLVRVMDTGIIILILSVVLLAASIRIFFFSSIGFTLGTTFKKKIWIGACAGFLIGVISSLVGIGGGTFVVPLLLVLGFEMKNAIGTSSFIITFTSLSGFLGHMSFGGQNMDMTILFYAGAAAFIGAQTGSRVIFKNISSRSLELMFALVLLLIAGRLLYGLK; encoded by the coding sequence ATGGAAGTCCTCCTGATAATACTCGTTGCATTCTTTATAGCCCTTGTTTTCTCGATGCTCGGCCTTGGAGGCGCGATCATTTACACCCCGCTATTCTTCTGGCTTGGACTTCCTATTTTGATCGCCATACCCATGGCGCTTCTCATGAACGCGATAACAACCGCCTCGGCTTCTATTACGTATTTGAAAAATCAAATGGTGGACACAAGAACGGCTTTTCCGATCATTGGCACATCCATTCCGGGTGCGCTAACAGGTTCTTACCTTGTAAGGGTGATGGATACTGGAATAATAATTCTAATACTCTCAGTTGTACTTCTTGCAGCTTCCATAAGGATATTTTTCTTCAGCAGTATCGGCTTCACCCTCGGGACGACGTTTAAAAAAAAGATATGGATAGGCGCATGTGCAGGCTTTTTGATCGGAGTGATTTCCTCTCTTGTGGGCATAGGGGGAGGAACTTTTGTAGTTCCTCTCCTTCTGGTCCTTGGGTTTGAAATGAAAAACGCGATCGGAACCTCATCCTTCATTATAACTTTTACATCTTTATCAGGATTTCTGGGGCACATGAGTTTTGGAGGCCAGAATATGGACATGACCATTTTATTTTATGCCGGCGCGGCGGCATTTATTGGAGCCCAGACAGGTTCAAGGGTAATATTCAAGAACATCTCTTCAAGATCGCTTGAGCTTATGTTTGCACTTGTGCTTTTGCTCATCGCGGGCAGACTTCTCTACGGGCTAAAGTGA
- a CDS encoding DUF4118 domain-containing protein: MIDSEDKRPEPESLLAIAKKGETARDIAVFLFTGKSEQLISKKKISTISLLIYVISAIGVIIASLLGFLFRDILGQVNLLFLMIIPVVLIAIFWGRGPSILAAVLSITIFDLLFVKPYFSFAVSEVRYFLSYLMFIAFAYVISNLVSDLYYTVQQFEQSETRNTTLYELSKDLITARSIDQVLHLMIRHAGQIFPCDMAIYLPENGQVSLKASTDMIQINPKELGIATWVWLNGEPAGVGTDTLPEAWAYYLPMKTTDTVKGVVGFHFDDPEQILTPENKSALEMIVLLGTLAIERIGGKE; this comes from the coding sequence ATGATAGATTCAGAAGATAAAAGACCGGAACCGGAATCTCTTTTGGCAATTGCCAAAAAGGGAGAAACAGCCAGAGATATCGCTGTTTTTCTTTTTACAGGCAAGAGTGAACAACTTATATCTAAGAAGAAAATAAGTACGATCAGTCTACTAATTTACGTCATAAGTGCAATTGGTGTCATTATTGCTTCTTTATTAGGTTTTCTTTTTCGGGATATTCTCGGTCAGGTTAACTTACTGTTCTTAATGATTATACCTGTCGTACTGATCGCTATTTTTTGGGGACGTGGCCCATCTATCCTTGCAGCGGTCTTAAGCATTACGATTTTTGATTTATTGTTTGTTAAACCGTATTTCAGCTTTGCTGTTTCGGAAGTAAGATATTTTTTATCTTATCTCATGTTTATTGCGTTTGCCTATGTAATAAGCAATCTTGTATCAGATCTTTACTACACTGTGCAGCAGTTTGAGCAAAGCGAGACCAGAAATACAACTTTATATGAATTAAGTAAGGATCTAATCACTGCCCGGAGCATTGATCAGGTTTTACACCTGATGATTCGTCATGCAGGACAAATTTTCCCTTGCGATATGGCCATTTATCTTCCTGAAAATGGACAAGTTTCTCTCAAGGCTTCTACCGACATGATCCAGATTAACCCGAAAGAACTTGGTATAGCAACTTGGGTCTGGCTCAATGGCGAACCTGCCGGTGTGGGCACGGACACACTACCCGAAGCATGGGCTTACTATCTTCCCATGAAAACGACAGATACCGTAAAGGGTGTAGTGGGATTTCATTTCGACGATCCTGAGCAGATTCTTACTCCTGAAAATAAGAGTGCACTAGAGATGATTGTTCTGCTGGGAACTCTGGCGATTGAAAGGATTGGCGGGAAGGAATGA
- a CDS encoding cytochrome c maturation protein CcmE, translated as MSNTKHKKQRLILGVAIVIVILGYLAFNGVASNQYEVSEAVAAKENLAGKMINVNGSMVTGTDNWDALNRTLTFKMTDGKETIDVISIGNKPDIPPGYTNIQVVATGQFDGNVFKAYKMLTKCPSKYQASPGDIGK; from the coding sequence TTGTCCAACACCAAACATAAAAAACAGCGATTGATATTGGGAGTGGCCATTGTTATAGTGATATTGGGATACCTGGCTTTTAATGGAGTGGCTTCGAACCAGTATGAGGTCAGTGAGGCCGTGGCAGCAAAGGAAAATCTGGCAGGTAAAATGATCAACGTAAATGGGTCAATGGTCACGGGCACAGACAACTGGGATGCGCTCAACCGTACACTGACATTCAAAATGACGGATGGGAAAGAGACGATCGATGTTATTTCAATTGGCAACAAACCCGATATCCCGCCAGGTTATACGAATATTCAGGTTGTTGCTACTGGGCAGTTCGACGGTAATGTGTTCAAAGCCTATAAGATGCTCACAAAATGCCCCTCCAAATACCAGGCTTCACCGGGGGACATCGGGAAATAG
- the kdpC gene encoding potassium-transporting ATPase subunit KdpC — translation MKNIKTTLKLFAILMVLVGVIYPVAVTVLSQLFFPKEAGGSLLYDSGGNITGSALIGQPFSDPKYFWPRPSVTSGYPYNPLASGGSNLGPTNKDLIDQISNRTELLKSSGIQSPVPSDLVEASASGLDPHISVQSTLVQIPRVARARNLSEDTLNKLVVEHIENRQFGFLGEQRINVLELNLALDSMK, via the coding sequence ATGAAAAACATAAAGACCACGCTAAAACTCTTTGCAATCCTGATGGTGCTTGTCGGTGTTATCTACCCCGTCGCAGTAACCGTACTGTCGCAGTTATTCTTCCCAAAAGAAGCGGGGGGAAGCCTCCTATACGATTCTGGCGGTAACATCACAGGTTCAGCCCTGATCGGGCAGCCTTTTTCAGACCCAAAATACTTCTGGCCGCGTCCTTCAGTTACTTCAGGCTATCCATATAATCCCCTGGCTTCCGGAGGCTCAAATCTCGGACCTACAAATAAGGATTTGATAGACCAAATTTCCAATAGAACAGAGCTACTGAAGTCATCCGGCATACAGTCTCCGGTACCTTCGGATTTAGTAGAGGCTTCGGCGAGTGGTTTAGATCCTCACATCAGCGTGCAATCCACTCTGGTACAGATACCCCGTGTCGCAAGGGCACGTAATCTCAGCGAAGATACGTTAAATAAACTGGTGGTTGAGCACATTGAGAACAGGCAGTTCGGGTTCTTAGGTGAGCAACGTATTAATGTCTTGGAATTGAATCTCGCTCTGGACAGTATGAAGTAG
- the fpoO gene encoding F420H2 dehydrogenase subunit FpoO, whose protein sequence is MADCELSGVARPTLCPVKVNDPGVKAAYPTGTWKGISEESLESCHQANLNRVPVNGKKCDLCGIKNSPLYLVKVQVPIFQEPYHREVDKAICESCFEACEDTIKRREAEKEEAHH, encoded by the coding sequence ATGGCAGACTGTGAATTGTCCGGCGTGGCAAGACCAACTTTGTGCCCCGTGAAAGTGAATGACCCGGGAGTGAAGGCAGCCTATCCGACTGGCACATGGAAAGGTATCAGCGAAGAGAGCCTGGAGAGCTGCCATCAGGCAAACCTTAACAGGGTGCCTGTAAATGGAAAGAAATGCGATCTGTGCGGGATAAAAAACTCACCACTTTACCTGGTCAAGGTGCAGGTGCCGATTTTCCAGGAACCCTATCACAGAGAGGTCGATAAGGCAATCTGTGAGAGCTGCTTCGAGGCCTGTGAGGATACCATAAAAAGAAGGGAAGCTGAAAAGGAAGAAGCGCACCACTAA
- a CDS encoding DUF4118 domain-containing protein, translating into MTDTEDKRPEPESLLAIAQQEETAKKRGKLTIYFGAAPGVGKTYSMLSDARMRRQEGIDIVVGYVETHGRAETETLLEGLETIPLIVSEYKGVQLAEMDLESVLERRPRIVLVDELAHTNVPNSRHAKRYQDVEELLNAGIDVYSTLNVQHLESLNDTVFRITGIRVSETIPDTFFQLADEIKLVDLPFEELLKRLKEGKVYAKDMAENAVRRFFKPGNLLALREMSLRLVAGSVDEKMLQYMRAHAIGGPWSATERILVGVLASPYAEQLVRSAFRIASELNAEWIALYVETVKHGQLSDKEQEWLKNTLDLAEKLGARVVWIKGDDVAEEIARYAQSHNVTKIVMGKPRRFGLFPSLARKIMVRTRDIDVFLFAGKSEQPVPEKKIGMISPLNYFISAVAVILGSLFGFLLRDILGPINLLFLMLLPVVLIAIFMGRGPSIFAAVLSVLIFDYFFIPPYFSFAVSDVRYFLSYLMFIAFAFVISNLASNLQYKVHQLQQSESRTITLYELSQDLVTARSIDQVLHLMIRHTRQIFPCDMAIFLPENGQISVRASTERFQINPKELGIANWVWLNGEPAGMGTDTLPEAWAYYLPMKTADTVKGVVGFHFDAPLQILTPENKVVFDTIARLGALAIERIGWI; encoded by the coding sequence ATGACAGATACAGAAGATAAAAGACCGGAACCAGAATCTCTCCTGGCAATTGCACAACAGGAAGAAACAGCCAAAAAACGTGGAAAACTGACCATCTATTTTGGCGCCGCACCCGGTGTCGGGAAAACCTATTCCATGCTCTCTGATGCCAGAATGCGTAGACAGGAAGGAATAGATATTGTTGTTGGTTACGTTGAAACACACGGCAGGGCAGAAACCGAAACACTCCTGGAGGGTCTGGAAACCATTCCCCTCATTGTTTCTGAATATAAAGGGGTACAGCTTGCGGAGATGGATTTAGAAAGTGTTCTTGAGCGGCGGCCCAGGATTGTGCTTGTTGATGAATTAGCCCATACAAATGTTCCCAATTCCCGCCATGCCAAGCGCTATCAGGACGTAGAAGAGCTCCTGAACGCAGGAATTGATGTATATTCGACCCTGAACGTGCAGCATCTGGAAAGTTTAAATGACACCGTCTTCCGTATAACAGGAATCCGTGTCAGTGAAACTATCCCGGACACTTTTTTCCAGTTGGCGGATGAGATCAAGCTTGTAGATCTTCCTTTTGAGGAGTTGCTGAAACGATTGAAAGAAGGAAAGGTCTATGCAAAAGATATGGCGGAAAATGCTGTTAGGCGTTTCTTTAAGCCTGGGAATTTGCTTGCACTTCGTGAAATGTCATTGCGGCTTGTAGCCGGCAGCGTAGATGAAAAAATGCTTCAGTACATGAGGGCGCATGCAATCGGGGGGCCATGGTCTGCTACAGAGCGTATCCTGGTGGGAGTATTAGCCAGTCCTTATGCGGAGCAACTGGTCCGCTCAGCCTTTCGCATAGCCTCTGAACTGAATGCAGAATGGATAGCGCTCTATGTAGAAACTGTCAAACATGGGCAGTTATCAGATAAAGAACAGGAATGGCTTAAAAATACCCTGGATCTCGCTGAAAAGCTGGGTGCACGTGTCGTCTGGATCAAAGGGGATGATGTTGCTGAGGAAATCGCCCGGTATGCACAGAGCCATAATGTTACAAAGATCGTAATGGGCAAACCCAGGCGTTTTGGATTGTTTCCTTCTCTGGCCCGGAAGATCATGGTGCGTACAAGAGATATCGATGTTTTCCTCTTTGCAGGCAAGAGCGAACAACCTGTACCTGAGAAAAAAATAGGTATGATCAGCCCGCTAAATTATTTCATAAGCGCAGTTGCTGTTATTCTTGGTTCTTTATTCGGTTTTCTTTTGAGAGACATTCTTGGTCCGATTAACTTACTATTCTTAATGCTTCTACCTGTTGTATTGATCGCCATTTTCATGGGGAGAGGTCCGTCTATCTTTGCAGCAGTCTTAAGCGTTCTCATTTTTGATTATTTCTTCATTCCACCGTATTTCAGCTTTGCCGTTTCAGATGTAAGGTATTTTTTATCTTATCTCATGTTCATTGCGTTTGCCTTTGTAATTAGCAATCTTGCGTCCAATCTTCAATACAAGGTGCATCAGCTTCAACAGAGCGAGTCCAGAACTATAACTTTATATGAATTAAGCCAGGACCTTGTCACTGCCCGGAGCATTGATCAGGTTTTACATCTGATGATTCGCCATACAAGGCAAATTTTCCCATGCGATATGGCTATTTTTCTTCCCGAAAATGGACAAATTTCGGTCAGGGCTTCTACCGAGAGGTTTCAGATAAACCCGAAAGAACTTGGTATAGCAAACTGGGTCTGGCTCAATGGCGAACCTGCAGGCATGGGCACGGACACACTACCCGAAGCATGGGCGTACTATCTTCCCATGAAAACGGCAGATACCGTAAAGGGTGTTGTGGGATTTCATTTCGACGCTCCTCTTCAGATTCTTACCCCCGAAAATAAGGTTGTATTTGATACCATTGCTCGCCTCGGGGCTCTGGCGATTGAAAGGATTGGCTGGATATAG